The DNA region TAGCTGATAACGGAGGAGGACTTATGGCGCCAATTTCACGGCGTGATGCTGGGAAAATTCTTGTTGCTGGGACGGCGGGCGTGCTGCTGGCAAAGACATCGAGCTTTGCCGCGCCGAAGGTTGATTCCGTGGTGCGCGGAGTGACGATTGGAGCGCAGAGTTATTCTTTTCGCGACCGGCCGCTCGATGCCGCCATCCAGGGTTACCTGGCGGTGGGGCTGAGCGAATGCGAGCTTTACCAGGGCCACGTTGAACCCGCCCATCTGGGGCGCGAGGCGCTGCGAAAGTGGCGGCTGACCGTCCCGATGGGCCACTTCCATGAGGTGCGCCAGAAATTCGACAACGCCGGAATCGACCTTTACGCTTACAACTACAGCTTCCGCAAAGGCTTTACGCAGGAGGAAATGGACCGGGGATTCCAGATGGCCCGCGCACTGGGAGTGAAATACATCACCGCGTCCTCCAACGTGAGCCTGGCGCACCAGGTTGACCTGCTGGCCCAGAAATACAAAATCACGGTGGGCTTCCACGGCCACGACGACACGCGGGACCCTGACGAGTTCTCCACCGCCGCGAGCTTCGAGCGCGCGCTCGAGGGAGCTTCGCCCTACCTCGGCATCAATCTCGACATCGGACACTTCACGGCCGCCAACCAGGACGCCGTCAGCTTCCTTCGCCGATATCATCAGAAAATGGTGACCCTCCACATCAAAGACCGCAAAAAGAACCATGGCGACAACCTGCCCTTCGGCGAAGGCGAAACGCCCATCACGGCGGTGCTCCACCTGCTGCGCGACAACCACTGGAAAATTCCCGCCAACATCGAGTACGAGTACGGCAAGAAGGGAATGGATACCGTCGCCGAAATGAAAAAGTGCTACGCCTACTGCCGCCAGGCGCTGGAAAGCTAGCGTGCTGCGTCAAAGAAATGGGTTTCCCACGTAGCGCCGGCCCCGTCGGGGCGGGGTCGGCACGTGCCCACCTGAAGGTGGGCGCTACAAGAGCCAATATTTCTGGCGGACCCCTTCGCGCCGCCTGAAACTGGAGATGCGAGGCGCGTTTTGCGCGACCGCAAACTCGCGGTTATCGACACCGTTTCAGCTAATTCTGAGCTCGCATCCCACGGAGCGAGTTGCTTTCAAATCTTGCAACGTATAAACTGAATACCGGGACAATTCCAGAAAATAAATCCGGGTTGGTTCGTCCGACCGTTGGGTATCAGGCTTCAGTTTACGGGCAAGGCCGAACTGACTACTCAAGGAATGGAGGGCCTGCTATGCGTCGGTTTCTCGTTGTACCCTTTTTCGTTACCATCCTCGCAACTCCTCTCACGCTGTTTGCCCAACGGCCTGTTCCCGCTCGAGCTGAGCAGCGAATCAGCGATGACGTTCGCCACGAAATCCTGATGCTTCCCTACTACAACGTATTTGACAACATCATGTACAAGGTACAAGGTTACAACGTCACGCTGATGGGAGCGGTGACGAGACCTACCGTGAAGAGTTCCGCGGGAAACGTGGTGAAGCGCATTGAAGGCGTGGAGAAAGTTGATAACCAGATTGAAGTCCTGCCGCTGTCCAGCATGGACGACGGGTTGCGGATCAGGCTTTTCCGCGCCATCTACGGGTATACGGCATTGCAGCGGTATGCTCTGTCCGTCCAGAAACCCATCCGCATCATCGTCAAGAACGGCAACGTGACCCTCGAAGGCGTGGTGGATAACGAAACAGACAAGAACATGGCGAACATCCGCGCCAAAGGCGTCTCCGGAGTCTTCTCAGTAAAAAACAACCTGAGAGTTGTTAAGCCCTGAAAGGCGCCGCGAGTACAGATCACGGCAGCATTAGGCGTTCCCCTTTGGGTTCGGGAACAGCGTGACCAAATTCTTTGGCGGTATCAATCCACAGTTGAATGGCTTCGTTGGCGTGAGCTAGTGCCATCTCCTGCGTGTCGCCGTGGGCCATGCATCCCGGCAACTCCGGCACCTCTACGACAAAAACCTGGTCCTCGTTGCTCCAGTAAATGATGACCTCGTACTTGTGCATGGCTAGGCCCTTTCTCCTGCCGGGTTGAAGCCCGGCGCTACTCCCGCGAGTGGAAGGGATCGGTCCTGGCGTCGGACGTGCCGGGTTCGGGGCTCGAGATATCGAGGTTCACCACGATGGGTTCCTGGCCGCTGCGGACCACAACGCCTTCGACGGGCTGGTCGGAGCGCGCATTCATCTCCTGGTGCGGAACGAACGGCGGCACGTAGACGAAATCGCCGGGGCCGGCATCGGCAACGTGTTCGAGATGGTCTCCCCAGCGAAACCGCGCATGGCCGCGCACGATGTAGATGACGGTTTCGAGTTCACCGTGGTGGTGCGCGCCCGAGCGCACCGCCGGCCCCACCACCACCGTTCCCGCCCAAAGCTTGCTGGCTCCCGTGCGGGCGCGGGTAATGGCCGCTTCGCGGGTCATGCCGGGCGTCTGCGGCGTGTTGGGGTCGAGATCGTTCCCCCGCACAACCTTGATGCCGTGTTCTTTCCAGTCGGTCACCTGTCAGCTTTCCTTGTCGCCGGGCCGGTGGATGGCCAGCACGAAGTATTGGGCGTGGCCTTCGCCCGCGTTACGGATGCCGTGAACGTCGTTGGAAGAGATATAAGCCACTGAGCCCGGCCCCGCCTTGATGGACTTTCCGCTGATGGTAACCTCCAGCGTGCCCTGGCGAATGAGGAACATCTCCTCATGCGAGTGGTGGTGGGGCGGATGGGGCATGGCGCCGGGGGCAAGGTCAGACTCGTGAATTTCCAGCCGGCAATTTTCATGGGTGAGGCCGTCGAGCACTGGACGGGAAGTGTTCGTCTTGCCGTGGTGCGCCGGCAGTTGGGAAAATTCATAAACCTTTGAGGGCAGATAATTCTTTTCGGCCGCCAGCGCGCCGGTGGCCACGAGGGCAGGAAGCGCGGCGAGGAAAGCTCGTCGTGGATTGTTCATGAAATGTCTCCTTGAGAAGTTTATGGATCTGGCGTTTGAACGAATGACGAAGTTTGATTTTCCTTCCTGGCCAGCATGCGGAAGACGCCCGCGACGGCCTCGGGCTCAAGTTCAGTCGCGTGCCAGTGCAGGTTTGGGAACGGCACCAGTTCGGCCTGAAGTTGCCCCAGGCTCTTGCCGCCGTGCATCCCTGAGCGCACGCTCCCGTAAAGCCATTCGAGGAAGCCGCGGAATTGCTGCACCCTGGCCCTCCCGGCGGGCTGGCCGTGCCCCGGAACGTACACATCAACGCTCCACGACTCGACTTTGCGCAGCGTGTCGATCCAGTGCTCCATGTTGGAGGAACTGATGCGGGGGATGTATTCGTTTTCAAAAATGTTACCGAGAAAAAGCACCTTCGAACCCGGCAGATAAACCGCGGCGTCGCCCGGCGAGGCGTTGTCACCCAGGTTGAGCAATCTGATCTCCTGCCCGCCCACCTTGATGGTGTCCTCCTTTTCGAACGTCCCGGTGGGTGGAAGCGGATGGACGCCGCGCATGCTGGCCGCGATCTTCCAGTTGCCTTCGATGCGGGCGGGAAATCCATTCTTGTAATCACGCATCTCCTGGGCGGCCCGGGGCGTGGAAAGGATAGAAGGTTGGAAATCCTCAAACGATTCGTTCCCCAGCATCACGTCAGGCGAAGCGCCTGTATTGATAACGTAGCGGACAGGCTGGTCGGTTCGCTTGCGAATTTCATACAACAGGGTGCGGGCATTGAAGGGGCTGTTGGTGGTGTTAATGACAACCACGCCTTCGGGCGTGATGACAAAGCCTGCATTGCCGGCGCGGTTGAACTGCGGATCACCTTCCTGATTAAGGATATCCTTCGCGACCCAGACGAAAACGTTCGGCTTGACTTCCTGGATGTCATAGTAGCTGTCATCTGCGGCCAAACCCATCCGCGGCATGGCGAAAACGAACAGCGCGGCGATTAAACTGAGAAAGCCGGAAAAGGAGAAGACCCAACCCGAGTGGCTGCAGGACCAGGAGCGTCCTCTGGGTTTATTTTGAGAAGCCGGCGAACTTGCCGGACCCTGGTGTTGCATCTCAAATATCCACATAAACCTGCGCGCGCCACCCGCCTGCCGTTTGTTGCAGGCTTAGTTGATGATAGGTGACCGCTTTGACCATCAGGTTAGTCAGGTGCCGTGCCGGGTCTATTTTCTCGCCCCAGGCTATGCCTGTGACGGCATGCTCGTCAAGACTCACAACTCTGAAATCGCGGAATAACCAGCGATCGGCGTCATGCTGGAAAAGGACTTCACTAAGCCAGTTTACCAGAAGATCGGGCGCATCCGTGCCCTTAACTTCAATGCTGACCTCTTCCCGTGGCTCAACCGCGGTCGGTTCCGCAATCAGGTACGCCAGCGC from Terriglobia bacterium includes:
- a CDS encoding sugar phosphate isomerase/epimerase, whose amino-acid sequence is MAPISRRDAGKILVAGTAGVLLAKTSSFAAPKVDSVVRGVTIGAQSYSFRDRPLDAAIQGYLAVGLSECELYQGHVEPAHLGREALRKWRLTVPMGHFHEVRQKFDNAGIDLYAYNYSFRKGFTQEEMDRGFQMARALGVKYITASSNVSLAHQVDLLAQKYKITVGFHGHDDTRDPDEFSTAASFERALEGASPYLGINLDIGHFTAANQDAVSFLRRYHQKMVTLHIKDRKKNHGDNLPFGEGETPITAVLHLLRDNHWKIPANIEYEYGKKGMDTVAEMKKCYAYCRQALES
- a CDS encoding BON domain-containing protein; the protein is MRRFLVVPFFVTILATPLTLFAQRPVPARAEQRISDDVRHEILMLPYYNVFDNIMYKVQGYNVTLMGAVTRPTVKSSAGNVVKRIEGVEKVDNQIEVLPLSSMDDGLRIRLFRAIYGYTALQRYALSVQKPIRIIVKNGNVTLEGVVDNETDKNMANIRAKGVSGVFSVKNNLRVVKP
- a CDS encoding type II toxin-antitoxin system HicB family antitoxin, which encodes MHKYEVIIYWSNEDQVFVVEVPELPGCMAHGDTQEMALAHANEAIQLWIDTAKEFGHAVPEPKGERLMLP
- a CDS encoding cupin domain-containing protein; amino-acid sequence: MTDWKEHGIKVVRGNDLDPNTPQTPGMTREAAITRARTGASKLWAGTVVVGPAVRSGAHHHGELETVIYIVRGHARFRWGDHLEHVADAGPGDFVYVPPFVPHQEMNARSDQPVEGVVVRSGQEPIVVNLDISSPEPGTSDARTDPFHSRE
- a CDS encoding cupin domain-containing protein, translating into MNNPRRAFLAALPALVATGALAAEKNYLPSKVYEFSQLPAHHGKTNTSRPVLDGLTHENCRLEIHESDLAPGAMPHPPHHHSHEEMFLIRQGTLEVTISGKSIKAGPGSVAYISSNDVHGIRNAGEGHAQYFVLAIHRPGDKES
- a CDS encoding MBL fold metallo-hydrolase — translated: MAADDSYYDIQEVKPNVFVWVAKDILNQEGDPQFNRAGNAGFVITPEGVVVINTTNSPFNARTLLYEIRKRTDQPVRYVINTGASPDVMLGNESFEDFQPSILSTPRAAQEMRDYKNGFPARIEGNWKIAASMRGVHPLPPTGTFEKEDTIKVGGQEIRLLNLGDNASPGDAAVYLPGSKVLFLGNIFENEYIPRISSSNMEHWIDTLRKVESWSVDVYVPGHGQPAGRARVQQFRGFLEWLYGSVRSGMHGGKSLGQLQAELVPFPNLHWHATELEPEAVAGVFRMLARKENQTSSFVQTPDP
- a CDS encoding archease — protein: MPPGPRRMLPHEIMGVCCFRQWGLMSRFRILEHTADVGFEAFGLTLAEVFENAALALAYLIAEPTAVEPREEVSIEVKGTDAPDLLVNWLSEVLFQHDADRWLFRDFRVVSLDEHAVTGIAWGEKIDPARHLTNLMVKAVTYHQLSLQQTAGGWRAQVYVDI